A region from the Bacteroidales bacterium genome encodes:
- a CDS encoding MBL fold metallo-hydrolase: MELFSIPTGNFKLDGGAMFGVVPKSIWNKVYAADENNLIPLAMRCLLIVDRDRKILIDNGIGNKQDEKFFKHYYLHGDDSLDKSLAGIGLTREDITDMFLTHLHFDHAGGSISKDSQENYKLTFPNATYWISRPQWEWAVNANPREKASFLRENILPIADSGKLRLFDGPFELIPGVEIAIFNGHTVGQAIPFIQYRGNTIVFMADTIPTSAHIPLPYIMSYDTQPLISLKEKEEFLEAAVKNGYILFFEHDAFTECCTVELTEKGYKCSKSFALNDFIEKGRKIIAPASN, translated from the coding sequence ATGGAACTATTTTCAATTCCAACAGGAAATTTCAAACTGGATGGAGGGGCTATGTTCGGAGTAGTGCCCAAATCTATCTGGAATAAAGTGTATGCCGCCGATGAAAATAACCTGATTCCATTAGCCATGAGGTGTTTGTTAATTGTTGACCGGGACCGTAAAATCCTGATTGATAATGGGATTGGGAATAAACAGGATGAAAAATTTTTCAAACACTATTATCTACATGGTGATGACAGTTTGGATAAATCTTTGGCCGGGATTGGGCTAACCAGAGAAGATATCACTGATATGTTTCTTACCCATCTCCATTTTGATCATGCCGGAGGTAGTATCAGCAAGGATTCGCAGGAAAATTACAAGCTCACTTTCCCGAATGCTACATATTGGATCAGTCGTCCCCAATGGGAATGGGCTGTCAATGCAAATCCAAGGGAGAAAGCATCTTTTCTCAGGGAAAATATTTTGCCAATTGCTGATTCCGGCAAATTGCGCCTGTTTGACGGACCCTTCGAACTTATACCCGGTGTCGAAATAGCCATCTTTAATGGTCATACAGTAGGACAAGCCATTCCTTTTATCCAGTATCGGGGCAATACCATTGTATTTATGGCTGATACCATCCCTACTTCTGCCCATATTCCGCTTCCATATATCATGAGTTATGATACGCAGCCGCTTATCAGCTTAAAAGAGAAGGAAGAGTTCCTGGAAGCAGCAGTAAAAAATGGATATATACTATTTTTTGAACATGATGCTTTCACTGAATGCTGCACTGTTGAGCTTACAGAGAAGGGGTATAAGTGTTCTAAAAGCTTTGCGCTCAATGATTTTATCGAAAAAGGAAGAAAAATTATTGCTCCTGCTTCAAATTAA
- a CDS encoding enoyl-CoA hydratase/isomerase family protein: protein MKHCSTLSLVIEDDIATIALNRPDIRNAFNEVMISEITDAFREIEKVESIRAIILRGEGKSFCAGADLNWMRNVSKYTFEQNYEESYRLSQCFYTIYTSPKPTIALVHGAAIGGANGLLAACDIALCDNETVFSLSEVKIGIVPACISPYVIKRVGEYGARELMLTGRRINGPEAEKYKLVNKSLPSSELESYCRNITDLLKSSGPKAIAQCKKLIDEVTNNITLDEALSYTAHMIAEIRASSEGQEGMAAFLEKRRPNWINESEIN from the coding sequence ATGAAACATTGCTCCACACTTTCACTTGTAATTGAAGATGATATAGCAACCATTGCCCTGAATCGCCCTGATATCAGGAATGCATTCAATGAAGTTATGATCTCGGAAATTACTGATGCTTTCCGTGAAATTGAAAAAGTGGAATCCATCAGGGCTATTATTCTCAGAGGTGAAGGGAAATCATTTTGTGCAGGTGCTGATCTGAACTGGATGCGAAATGTTTCGAAATATACGTTTGAACAGAATTACGAAGAGAGTTATCGATTATCACAATGTTTTTATACCATCTATACTTCTCCTAAACCTACCATTGCGCTTGTACACGGAGCTGCAATCGGGGGAGCCAACGGATTACTGGCTGCATGCGATATCGCCCTCTGTGATAACGAAACAGTTTTTTCGCTCAGTGAGGTAAAAATTGGAATTGTTCCGGCTTGCATTTCTCCATATGTGATAAAACGCGTTGGTGAGTATGGAGCAAGGGAACTTATGCTTACTGGCCGAAGAATCAATGGGCCGGAAGCAGAAAAATATAAACTTGTAAATAAGTCCTTGCCATCCTCTGAACTGGAGAGCTATTGCCGGAATATTACTGATTTGCTCAAATCCAGCGGCCCGAAAGCAATTGCACAATGCAAAAAACTGATCGATGAGGTAACCAATAATATAACATTGGATGAAGCATTGTCCTATACAGCCCATATGATTGCTGAAATCAGAGCCTCATCAGAAGGACAGGAAGGAATGGCCGCTTTTCTTGAAAAACGCCGCCCTAACTGGATCAACGAATCAGAAATCAATTAA
- a CDS encoding ComF family protein, whose translation MKLISYVSDFFSLLYPRLCLACGNSLFKHEQVLCTQCLFDLPKTNYHKVLDNPLDKIFWGRVPVFRTAALYFFVKGGKVQHLVHQLKYKGMKEAGIYPGKLLGKELMLEQDFKNIDAIIPVPLHWKKFKKRGYNQSEQFAIGLSESTGIPIDTTSFIRSVATETQTRKTRFARFENVKEIFKVTDVSKLSNKHILLVDDVITTGSTLESCANILLTVPGLKVSIAAIAYAVE comes from the coding sequence ATGAAGCTAATCTCTTATGTTTCAGATTTTTTCTCATTACTCTATCCAAGGTTATGCCTTGCTTGTGGAAACTCTCTTTTTAAACACGAACAGGTACTATGCACTCAATGCCTTTTCGATCTTCCAAAGACAAATTACCATAAAGTCCTAGATAATCCATTGGACAAGATTTTCTGGGGCAGAGTACCTGTTTTCAGAACCGCAGCATTATACTTCTTTGTGAAAGGCGGTAAGGTTCAGCATTTAGTTCACCAACTTAAATACAAAGGAATGAAGGAAGCCGGAATTTATCCGGGAAAACTCCTTGGTAAAGAATTAATGCTGGAACAGGATTTTAAAAACATCGATGCGATAATTCCTGTACCACTTCACTGGAAAAAGTTTAAAAAAAGAGGATATAATCAAAGCGAACAATTTGCCATTGGACTGTCGGAGTCCACAGGAATACCAATAGATACAACATCTTTTATCCGAAGCGTTGCTACTGAAACACAGACCAGGAAAACCCGTTTTGCCCGTTTTGAAAATGTAAAAGAAATCTTTAAAGTCACAGATGTTTCAAAGTTGAGCAATAAACACATCTTGCTTGTTGATGATGTGATTACAACTGGATCCACTCTGGAATCCTGTGCCAATATTCTTCTGACAGTTCCGGGACTTAAAGTTAGCATCGCAGCCATTGCCTATGCTGTCGAATAA
- the amrB gene encoding AmmeMemoRadiSam system protein B translates to MNPPDSILIDRKPAVAGQFYPAEAKKLELMVAGYLKKINIPSDAVTTQAIITPHAGFVFSGQVAAAAFRQIDPNKAYKTVFLIGCSHRSSFAGGSVYTEGNFITPLGKVEVDLELSRRLAKDNPFLSFNPAYHNEEHCLEVQLPFLQQTLLKPFRIVPILLGTRDKLICKRIAETLKPYFREENLFIISSDFSHYPSYSDANKVDKVLADAIQSNDPSGFILAEESCLTKSIPNLATGCCSWPAILTLLYMTENDTSIVYKQIMYRNSGDSDYGDHEKVVGYHAISIKRMPKDTGFSLSKEEQQMLLSIARNTIKEYLNSEKILKIDTSSLLPGLKQLAGAFVTLRKNGSLRGCIGRFEFDKPLFHIVQEMSVAASVSDYRFSPLEPEELESTELEISVLTPLKKIRSISEIQLGRDGIYIKKGNLSGTFLPSVATDTKWSLEEFLGHCSRDKAGIGWDGWKDRDTEIFIYQAFSFGGRQIFIRKA, encoded by the coding sequence ATGAATCCTCCTGACTCCATCCTGATTGATAGAAAGCCAGCAGTAGCCGGCCAGTTTTATCCTGCAGAGGCAAAAAAACTGGAATTAATGGTGGCCGGTTATTTAAAAAAAATAAACATACCTTCTGATGCAGTTACAACCCAGGCTATTATTACCCCTCATGCAGGCTTTGTATTTTCCGGCCAGGTTGCTGCAGCCGCATTCAGGCAGATTGATCCCAATAAGGCATATAAAACAGTGTTCCTCATCGGGTGTAGTCATCGGTCCTCCTTTGCCGGGGGCTCTGTTTATACAGAGGGTAATTTCATAACTCCATTAGGCAAAGTGGAGGTAGATCTGGAATTGAGCAGACGTTTGGCTAAAGACAACCCATTTCTCTCCTTCAATCCTGCCTACCATAATGAAGAACACTGCCTTGAAGTACAATTACCCTTTTTACAACAAACCCTCTTAAAGCCTTTCAGGATTGTCCCTATTTTATTGGGGACCAGAGACAAATTAATTTGTAAGCGTATCGCAGAAACTTTAAAACCCTATTTCAGGGAGGAGAACCTGTTTATCATCAGCAGCGATTTCTCACATTATCCTTCCTATTCTGATGCCAACAAAGTGGATAAAGTGCTGGCTGATGCCATTCAAAGTAATGATCCGTCGGGATTTATCCTGGCCGAAGAATCCTGCCTGACAAAATCTATTCCCAACCTTGCCACAGGCTGTTGCTCATGGCCGGCTATACTGACATTGCTATACATGACCGAAAATGACACATCCATCGTTTATAAGCAAATTATGTATAGAAACTCGGGGGATTCTGATTATGGTGATCATGAAAAAGTTGTCGGATACCATGCCATCAGCATAAAACGTATGCCTAAAGATACCGGGTTCTCGCTGTCGAAAGAGGAACAACAAATGTTGCTTTCTATCGCACGCAATACCATTAAAGAGTATTTGAACAGTGAGAAAATCCTGAAAATTGATACAAGTTCCCTTTTGCCCGGATTAAAACAACTAGCCGGAGCCTTTGTAACTTTAAGGAAAAATGGATCGCTGCGAGGTTGTATTGGTCGGTTTGAATTCGACAAACCGCTTTTCCACATCGTTCAGGAAATGTCCGTTGCAGCTTCTGTAAGTGATTACCGCTTCTCACCCCTTGAACCTGAAGAGTTAGAAAGTACAGAACTGGAGATATCCGTTCTCACTCCTTTGAAAAAAATTCGCTCAATTAGTGAAATTCAGTTGGGACGAGATGGAATCTATATAAAAAAGGGAAATCTCTCAGGCACTTTTTTGCCCTCCGTTGCCACTGATACAAAATGGTCCCTGGAAGAATTCCTGGGTCATTGCTCCAGGGATAAAGCCGGAATTGGCTGGGATGGCTGGAAAGACAGAGATACTGAGATTTTCATTTACCAGGCTTTTAGTTTTGGGGGAAGGCAAATCTTTATAAGAAAAGCTTAA
- a CDS encoding nitroreductase family protein: protein MSFLSLVAQRQSVRKYSNRPVEAEKLGRCLEAARLAPSASNSQPWHFIIVDKEPLRTEVAKATFSGSVKFNKFALQAPVLVVLVMTKPRLLNRFAMILKKKEWRLIDVGITAEHFCLQAAEEGLGSCMMGWYDEKQLRKLLNIPSDKTVSLVISLGYAEEGYPTRKKSENQLKKFPVTIHSDDFQIVSFKLKTVIVVHSKNYIHLHHSTTHIQHKLR, encoded by the coding sequence ATGTCTTTTCTTTCCCTGGTTGCCCAAAGGCAAAGTGTCAGGAAGTATTCAAACAGGCCTGTGGAAGCAGAAAAACTAGGCCGTTGTCTTGAAGCAGCCCGTCTTGCACCCTCAGCAAGTAATTCACAGCCCTGGCATTTCATTATTGTTGACAAAGAGCCGCTTCGGACAGAAGTAGCAAAAGCGACTTTTTCCGGTTCAGTGAAGTTCAATAAATTCGCGTTACAGGCTCCGGTATTAGTAGTACTGGTAATGACTAAACCAAGGCTGCTTAACAGGTTTGCCATGATTCTTAAAAAGAAGGAGTGGCGGTTAATTGATGTGGGAATTACAGCGGAGCACTTTTGTTTGCAGGCAGCAGAAGAAGGATTAGGCAGCTGCATGATGGGATGGTATGATGAGAAGCAGTTGAGAAAATTACTAAATATACCCTCCGATAAAACGGTTTCTCTTGTAATTAGCCTTGGATATGCCGAAGAGGGTTATCCAACACGAAAAAAATCCGAAAATCAATTGAAGAAATTTCCAGTTACAATTCATTCTGACGATTTCCAGATAGTCAGTTTTAAATTGAAAACAGTGATTGTCGTCCATTCAAAAAACTATATACATTTACACCATTCTACCACTCACATTCAACACAAACTGAGATGA
- a CDS encoding methylcrotonoyl-CoA carboxylase has protein sequence MILSKKEEKLLLLLQIKGFISINLLFHTIPDHLYRIESKVRTTSAEFKTGEAGFLDLLSRHKSLYDGVLNSVPEEAIRKHKERGKLLARERIDLLIDPNTPFLELSPLAAYGMYNNEFPSAGIITGIGVIHGRETIIVANDATVKGGTYIEQSIKKHVRAQEIAMENHLPCVYMVDSGGVFLPEQARVFPDKYDFGRFFFNQARMSALGIPQIAIVMGSCTAGGAYVPAMSDETIIVRNQGTIFIGGPPLVKAATGEEVSAEELGGADVHTSISGVADHLAENDRHALQICRDIFLTMKKPARQVLDLAPVEEPFYDPRELYGIAPVDLRKPVDSHEIIARIVDGSRFHEFKARYAPTLVTGFARIMGFPVGIIANNGVLFSETALKGAHFIELCTSRNVPIIFLQNITGFIVGKEYERRGIARDGAKLVHAVANAMVPKFTVVFGGSFGAGNYAMAGRAYEPRLLFMWPNAKISVMGGEQAAGVLITVKEDQLKAKGKILSESEKEAMRANILKKYEEEGSAYYSTSRLWDDGIIDPVDTRKILAMGISASLNKLWDETKFGVFRM, from the coding sequence ATGATTTTATCGAAAAAGGAAGAAAAATTATTGCTCCTGCTTCAAATTAAAGGATTTATTTCTATAAATTTACTCTTTCACACTATCCCTGATCATTTGTACCGTATTGAATCAAAAGTAAGGACTACTTCTGCTGAATTTAAAACAGGAGAAGCCGGTTTCCTGGATTTATTATCCAGGCATAAGTCATTGTATGATGGTGTGCTGAACTCTGTTCCGGAAGAAGCTATCAGAAAACACAAGGAACGGGGGAAATTATTGGCAAGGGAGAGGATTGATCTTCTCATTGATCCCAATACACCTTTTCTTGAATTATCTCCACTGGCAGCATATGGTATGTATAACAATGAATTTCCAAGTGCAGGTATTATTACCGGTATTGGTGTTATTCATGGCCGTGAAACGATCATTGTTGCTAATGATGCGACAGTAAAAGGGGGTACCTATATAGAGCAATCCATAAAGAAACATGTGAGGGCTCAGGAAATTGCCATGGAGAATCATTTACCCTGTGTTTATATGGTGGATTCAGGAGGCGTGTTTCTACCTGAGCAAGCCCGGGTTTTTCCTGACAAGTATGATTTCGGACGATTTTTCTTCAACCAGGCAAGGATGTCTGCTCTTGGCATTCCTCAGATTGCAATTGTAATGGGTTCATGCACTGCAGGTGGAGCCTATGTTCCGGCGATGAGCGATGAAACGATTATTGTGCGCAACCAGGGTACGATTTTTATTGGGGGCCCACCTCTTGTAAAAGCGGCTACAGGAGAGGAAGTAAGTGCAGAGGAACTCGGTGGAGCTGATGTTCACACCAGTATCTCGGGAGTGGCCGACCACCTTGCAGAAAACGACCGCCATGCCTTACAGATCTGCAGGGACATTTTCCTGACTATGAAAAAGCCTGCAAGGCAAGTTCTTGATTTAGCTCCTGTGGAGGAACCCTTTTATGATCCAAGAGAGTTGTATGGTATTGCACCGGTTGATCTGCGAAAACCTGTTGATTCTCATGAGATCATTGCCAGGATTGTCGATGGAAGCAGGTTCCATGAATTTAAGGCCCGATATGCACCAACTTTGGTAACTGGTTTTGCCAGAATCATGGGTTTCCCTGTTGGGATTATTGCAAATAACGGAGTCCTCTTTTCTGAGACGGCCCTTAAAGGTGCTCATTTTATTGAATTATGCACCAGTAGGAACGTCCCTATAATATTTCTACAGAATATCACTGGCTTTATAGTTGGGAAAGAGTATGAAAGAAGGGGTATTGCCCGTGATGGTGCAAAACTGGTGCATGCTGTTGCCAATGCAATGGTGCCCAAATTTACAGTAGTATTTGGGGGCTCATTTGGGGCGGGAAATTATGCAATGGCCGGACGTGCCTATGAACCCAGGCTATTATTTATGTGGCCGAATGCCAAGATAAGTGTGATGGGTGGCGAGCAGGCAGCTGGTGTACTCATTACGGTTAAGGAAGACCAACTGAAAGCAAAAGGAAAAATATTGTCGGAATCAGAGAAGGAAGCAATGAGGGCTAACATTCTGAAGAAGTATGAGGAAGAAGGATCAGCTTATTATAGCACTTCCCGACTATGGGATGATGGAATAATTGACCCCGTTGATACCAGGAAGATACTGGCAATGGGAATCTCTGCATCGCTAAACAAACTATGGGATGAAACAAAATTTGGTGTGTTCAGGATGTAA
- a CDS encoding lamin tail domain-containing protein — protein MKNTCVLLFLILFPGMMKAQWNDSFGDGNFTSQPVWVGDSTDFKVNSSMQLQINASGEGVSHLSSECITNQEMEWSFWVKMSFSPSDNNYCKVYLISDQPNLESDVNGYYLKLGESGSGDAIELFRQSGSQSVSLCRGSVGLLASSFTIKIKVIHENNGKWSIFADPSGGEEYLPEASATDTSFINGNWFGLLCKYTSSNSTKFVFDDFYAGNILLDDVPPLLYEVTALSSNSLKLIFSEPISPVNMNELSMFNVDKGMGSPILAERDPYDHAQLFLAFSKAFKEDSVYVLSAKGITDLYGNYMEDTMLNFTWHVPHRFDLLINEIMADPDPPVGLPGYEYIELFNNSDFKIDLTGWSISIGNTVKELSTKTISPKGFILLCDDGASAELAPFAMVNGFTSFSLSNTGAEITLRSPYNATIHSVSYQDHWYKNDFKQQGGWSLEQIDPLNPCGADRNWMASTDDRGGTPGEINSVSRPNPDLQNPTVSAVGIMDSLNVSVRFSESMDSLVLSQTMNYSIDQGIGYPISAVAVSPEFKQVVLNLPEVISRGKIYTITFQGFFEDCSGNRMDTGLVTRFALPEKTSGNDLVINEILFNPAEGCSDFIEIFNRSQKVLDLSELTLGEYDTLSGISSGVSELQVESRLIFPGEYIVFTTDTSTLQRCHSSRNPAGLIQVESLPAMGNDEGAISLLRETGELIDWMCYSEEMHYPLLVDNEGVSLERIHPERPGSDSRNWHSAAESAGFATPALQNSQYGKLPEMKDVIVLEPNIFSPDNDGRDDNLIIAYSFESPGNNATVTIYDASGVLVRNLVINELCGSQGSWTWDGIDNRRQKAIIGRYIVHVEVFDMSGNLKKFNRTAVLAGYL, from the coding sequence CGGAGAGGGTGTATCTCATCTTTCTTCTGAATGTATAACAAACCAGGAGATGGAATGGTCATTTTGGGTGAAAATGAGCTTTAGTCCCAGTGATAATAATTATTGTAAAGTTTACCTTATTTCTGATCAGCCCAATCTTGAATCTGATGTTAACGGCTATTACCTGAAGTTAGGAGAATCAGGATCTGGTGACGCGATCGAACTTTTCCGTCAATCAGGGAGTCAATCCGTTTCCTTATGCCGGGGAAGTGTCGGATTACTGGCATCTTCTTTTACTATTAAGATCAAAGTCATTCATGAAAATAATGGCAAATGGTCAATTTTTGCAGATCCATCCGGAGGCGAGGAATATCTTCCCGAAGCATCAGCGACTGATACCTCTTTCATCAATGGAAATTGGTTTGGTCTGCTTTGCAAATACACTTCCAGTAATAGTACAAAGTTTGTATTTGATGACTTCTATGCTGGAAATATCCTGTTAGACGATGTTCCTCCTTTGCTTTATGAGGTTACCGCTCTTTCATCCAACAGCCTGAAATTGATTTTCAGTGAACCGATCAGTCCTGTTAACATGAATGAACTTTCCATGTTCAATGTTGATAAAGGAATGGGAAGTCCCATCCTTGCTGAACGAGATCCCTATGATCATGCGCAGCTTTTTCTTGCATTCAGCAAGGCATTCAAGGAGGATTCCGTCTATGTTCTTAGTGCAAAGGGCATTACTGACCTTTATGGCAACTATATGGAGGACACTATGCTTAATTTCACATGGCATGTACCGCACCGATTTGATTTGCTGATTAATGAAATCATGGCTGACCCGGATCCTCCTGTGGGATTGCCGGGCTATGAGTATATTGAACTTTTCAACAATTCGGATTTTAAAATTGATCTGACCGGCTGGAGTATCAGTATTGGAAATACCGTTAAGGAACTATCTACGAAAACAATATCTCCAAAAGGATTTATTCTTCTATGCGACGACGGAGCCTCTGCTGAACTGGCACCTTTTGCAATGGTTAATGGCTTTACATCATTCTCGTTGTCAAATACAGGGGCTGAAATAACGCTGAGGAGTCCTTACAATGCAACGATTCATTCAGTTTCTTATCAGGATCATTGGTATAAGAATGATTTTAAGCAACAAGGGGGGTGGTCATTGGAACAAATAGATCCTTTGAATCCCTGTGGTGCAGATAGAAACTGGATGGCTTCCACTGATGACCGGGGAGGGACGCCCGGGGAGATAAATTCTGTTTCCCGGCCTAATCCTGATTTACAGAATCCGACAGTCTCGGCTGTAGGAATCATGGATTCCCTTAATGTCTCCGTCAGGTTTTCTGAAAGCATGGATAGCCTGGTACTCTCGCAAACCATGAATTATAGTATAGATCAGGGTATAGGTTATCCAATATCTGCAGTAGCTGTGAGTCCGGAATTCAAACAGGTTGTGTTGAACCTGCCTGAAGTAATCAGCAGAGGGAAAATTTATACCATCACCTTCCAGGGATTCTTTGAGGATTGTTCCGGCAATCGCATGGATACAGGTTTGGTGACCCGGTTTGCCTTACCTGAAAAAACATCAGGCAATGACCTTGTTATCAATGAAATACTTTTTAATCCTGCAGAAGGTTGCAGTGATTTTATTGAAATTTTTAACCGTTCCCAAAAAGTGTTGGATCTCTCGGAACTAACACTGGGTGAGTATGATACATTGTCTGGAATTTCATCAGGTGTGTCAGAATTACAGGTAGAATCCAGGTTGATTTTCCCAGGGGAATATATTGTATTTACAACGGATACGTCTACTCTTCAGCGATGTCACTCCTCCAGGAACCCGGCCGGGCTTATCCAGGTTGAATCACTCCCCGCTATGGGGAATGATGAGGGGGCAATTTCCCTGCTAAGGGAAACAGGTGAATTAATTGATTGGATGTGCTATTCAGAAGAGATGCACTACCCGCTCCTGGTTGATAATGAAGGCGTTTCACTGGAAAGGATACACCCTGAACGACCAGGATCTGATAGCAGGAACTGGCATTCAGCAGCAGAAAGTGCTGGATTTGCAACTCCGGCTTTGCAGAATTCCCAATATGGGAAATTGCCTGAAATGAAGGATGTTATCGTTCTTGAGCCCAATATTTTCTCTCCTGATAATGATGGTCGCGATGACAACCTCATAATTGCATATTCATTTGAGTCTCCCGGAAATAATGCAACTGTGACCATTTATGATGCCAGCGGAGTTCTGGTGAGGAACCTGGTTATCAATGAACTTTGTGGCTCACAAGGAAGCTGGACCTGGGATGGAATTGATAACAGGAGGCAAAAAGCTATTATTGGTCGTTATATTGTTCATGTAGAAGTATTTGATATGAGCGGGAATTTGAAAAAATTTAACCGCACAGCTGTTCTGGCAGGATATTTATAA
- a CDS encoding MBL fold metallo-hydrolase, giving the protein MKLKKILFYLGGVILVMMMALIIYLYPFYTFFFTDNSTIIDEKLTMISGAGNSCILETDSAIVVIDTKMGKMGKNLEVLARGKANNKKIIVINTHIHGDHIYGNRNFKNCDIYMGAYDSIFAKDNIEPEDYPTHFVKDSIVLKLGDETLVLYNIGQAHTFADMVIYMKTRKLLVSGDLIFNQIHPALIREDGTNIEKWSRALDILPGLWEIQTIIPGHGNPGGIDLLLDLKTYFIDLKKASLSEKTSEEILLKYKSWMKMPLMSSPGMTMDYIRENP; this is encoded by the coding sequence ATGAAGCTCAAAAAGATACTATTTTACCTGGGAGGAGTCATCCTTGTAATGATGATGGCACTCATCATCTATCTCTACCCGTTTTACACCTTTTTCTTTACTGATAATTCCACAATTATCGATGAAAAACTGACGATGATCAGTGGGGCAGGGAATAGCTGTATCCTGGAAACAGATAGTGCTATTGTTGTGATCGACACAAAGATGGGAAAAATGGGAAAAAATCTCGAAGTACTTGCCCGGGGAAAAGCCAATAACAAGAAAATCATTGTGATCAATACACATATCCATGGCGACCATATCTATGGAAACAGGAATTTTAAGAATTGCGACATTTACATGGGCGCTTATGACTCTATTTTTGCGAAAGATAATATTGAGCCTGAAGATTATCCCACCCATTTTGTAAAAGATAGTATTGTGCTTAAACTGGGAGATGAAACCCTTGTCCTTTATAACATTGGCCAGGCTCACACCTTCGCTGATATGGTGATTTATATGAAAACCAGGAAGCTGCTGGTATCTGGAGACCTTATCTTTAACCAGATTCATCCGGCACTCATTCGAGAAGATGGCACAAATATTGAAAAATGGAGCCGCGCCCTGGATATTCTGCCGGGATTGTGGGAGATCCAAACGATTATTCCCGGCCATGGCAACCCAGGTGGAATCGATCTGCTGCTGGATCTCAAAACCTATTTTATAGATCTGAAAAAAGCTTCACTTTCTGAAAAGACTTCTGAAGAGATCTTATTGAAATACAAATCCTGGATGAAGATGCCACTTATGTCTTCTCCGGGAATGACAATGGATTATATCAGAGAAAATCCATAA
- a CDS encoding AlkZ family DNA glycosylase: protein MIEQNSEFVVFIERNSKILISAQDIRKIRLWNQHLAGGHCNTPLELVKWMGALQAQDKSMVKWAIGIRLADAGLSFVDEALDKGDILRTHVLRPTWHLVPAKDIGWMIALTGPRIRSSMKSRLQQLELSPEILKLSIDLICKALDDSGHMSREGLMEHLRKHGILTDENRSSHILMNAELEGMICSGPNLSGKQTYALLAKRVPKRITLTKEESLYELARRYFSSHGPATLADFCWWSGLGTRDATIGINLNINGMIRETNGTNDYWFFEPQKPCFDLPPQVILLPAFDEFLISYKDRKEIIPVSIQRKAVSNNGIFYPIVLYNGEVIGTWTRKQGPRQLSINISYFSKPGLAVQEQVNLRAEEFGVFYGQNVKISHE from the coding sequence GTGATAGAACAGAATTCTGAATTTGTTGTTTTCATTGAACGTAATTCCAAGATATTGATATCAGCACAAGACATAAGGAAAATCAGGCTATGGAATCAGCATTTAGCCGGTGGGCATTGTAACACCCCTTTAGAGCTGGTAAAATGGATGGGAGCTCTCCAGGCCCAGGATAAAAGCATGGTAAAGTGGGCAATAGGAATCAGGCTGGCAGATGCAGGATTATCTTTTGTTGATGAAGCCCTTGATAAAGGGGATATCCTTAGAACGCATGTCCTTCGTCCAACCTGGCACCTGGTCCCTGCAAAGGATATTGGATGGATGATTGCATTGACAGGCCCAAGGATCAGGTCATCCATGAAATCAAGGCTTCAGCAACTTGAATTAAGCCCTGAAATATTAAAACTTAGCATTGATCTCATATGCAAGGCTTTGGATGACTCCGGGCATATGAGCCGGGAAGGTTTAATGGAACACTTGCGAAAGCATGGCATCTTAACTGATGAGAACCGATCATCACACATCCTTATGAATGCTGAACTGGAAGGGATGATTTGCAGTGGCCCCAATCTTTCAGGTAAACAAACCTATGCACTATTGGCAAAAAGAGTACCTAAAAGAATAACTCTTACAAAGGAAGAAAGTCTTTATGAACTGGCGAGAAGATATTTTTCAAGCCATGGTCCGGCTACCCTGGCAGACTTTTGCTGGTGGTCGGGCCTGGGAACCCGTGACGCAACGATCGGCATCAATTTAAACATTAACGGTATGATACGGGAAACGAACGGTACTAATGATTATTGGTTTTTTGAACCCCAAAAACCCTGTTTTGACCTGCCTCCCCAGGTTATTCTTCTTCCAGCTTTTGATGAATTCCTGATTAGCTATAAAGATCGCAAGGAAATAATACCAGTGTCAATTCAACGAAAAGCCGTTTCGAATAACGGTATTTTTTATCCCATTGTATTATATAATGGAGAGGTAATTGGAACATGGACAAGAAAACAAGGTCCTCGCCAACTATCAATCAATATCAGTTACTTTAGCAAGCCAGGTCTGGCCGTTCAGGAGCAGGTTAACCTTCGGGCTGAAGAGTTTGGGGTTTTCTACGGACAAAATGTGAAAATTTCCCATGAATAA